A genomic stretch from Alteribacter keqinensis includes:
- the sufD gene encoding Fe-S cluster assembly protein SufD codes for MSVDTKLPFDQEYVTNFSKDRQEPEWLTNLRVSSLERAEAIDLPKPDKTNITKWNFSSFEHEKAASADTNYDALSEKVRELVGKEENANTILVQENGGTVFARTQDDLEKQGVIFTDIHTAVQEHSDLVEKYFMSEAVTADENRLTALHAALLNGGTFIYVPKNVEVKVPLQAIYVQKGAAGLFNHVLIVAEANSSVTYIENYASENSSETVANIVAEVYAADGATVNFGAVDNFGEEVTTYVNRRAQVTGRDAKVYWSLGQMNDGNTVSDNTTFLVGEGSYADTKTVSIGRGKQSQNFTTLIKHYGKNSDGQILKHAVMKDSASSIFNGISKIEKGATKSNGEQTERVLMLSDKARGDANPILLIDEDDVTAGHAASVGKIDPLQMFYLMSRGISRKEAERLIIHGFLGPVVNEIPIESVKEQLIEVIERKVY; via the coding sequence ATGTCAGTGGATACAAAGCTACCATTTGATCAGGAATACGTGACGAACTTCTCTAAAGACCGCCAAGAGCCGGAATGGCTGACTAACTTGCGTGTATCGTCTTTAGAGCGAGCAGAGGCAATCGACCTGCCAAAACCTGATAAAACAAACATTACGAAGTGGAATTTCTCATCATTTGAGCATGAGAAAGCAGCTTCTGCAGATACAAACTACGACGCCCTTTCTGAAAAGGTTAGAGAACTTGTAGGTAAAGAAGAAAATGCCAACACAATTCTCGTACAGGAAAACGGTGGAACGGTTTTTGCCCGTACCCAGGATGATCTTGAAAAGCAGGGTGTTATCTTTACCGATATCCACACTGCAGTTCAGGAGCACAGTGATCTTGTAGAGAAGTACTTCATGAGTGAAGCTGTAACAGCGGATGAAAACCGTCTGACTGCTCTTCACGCTGCTCTTCTTAACGGCGGAACATTCATTTATGTTCCGAAAAACGTAGAAGTAAAAGTCCCTCTTCAGGCGATTTACGTGCAAAAGGGGGCTGCAGGTCTCTTTAATCACGTACTGATCGTAGCTGAAGCCAACAGCTCTGTTACGTACATTGAAAACTACGCTTCCGAAAACTCTTCAGAAACAGTAGCAAACATCGTGGCAGAGGTTTATGCTGCGGACGGCGCTACAGTGAACTTCGGTGCTGTTGATAACTTCGGTGAAGAGGTAACAACGTACGTTAACCGCCGTGCCCAGGTAACCGGCCGTGACGCTAAAGTATACTGGTCCCTTGGACAAATGAACGATGGGAACACAGTTTCCGACAACACAACATTCCTCGTTGGTGAAGGTTCTTATGCAGATACGAAGACCGTTTCCATCGGCCGCGGAAAGCAGTCCCAGAACTTCACAACATTGATCAAGCACTATGGTAAAAATTCCGATGGTCAGATTCTTAAGCACGCAGTAATGAAAGATTCTGCAAGCTCGATCTTCAATGGAATTTCCAAGATCGAAAAAGGTGCGACGAAATCAAACGGAGAACAGACTGAGCGTGTTCTTATGCTTAGTGATAAAGCACGTGGTGACGCAAACCCGATCCTTCTTATCGATGAGGATGACGTAACAGCAGGCCACGCAGCTTCTGTAGGTAAGATCGATCCTCTGCAGATGTTCTATCTGATGAGCCGCGGAATTTCCCGTAAGGAAGCAGAGCGCTTAATCATCCACGGTTTCCTTGGACCGGTTGTTAATGAGATTCCAATTGAATCTGTAAAAGAACAGCTGATCGAGGTAATCGAAAGGAAAGTATACTAA
- the sufC gene encoding Fe-S cluster assembly ATPase SufC, giving the protein MTAPNLKVEDLHVSIEEKEILKGFGIEVNGGEIHAIMGPNGTGKSTLASALMGHPKYEVTSGKATFNGEDLLDMEVDERARAGLFLAMQYPSEISGVTNADFIRSAINAKREEGDEISLMKFIRKMDDKMNTLDMDQAFQHRYLNEGFSGGEKKRNEILQLLMLEPKIAILDEIDSGLDIDALKVVAEGINDMRNEDFGCLIITHYQRLLNYITPDKVHVMMQGRIVKSGGPELAERLEAEGYDWIKEELGIEDETVGE; this is encoded by the coding sequence ATGACAGCACCAAATTTAAAAGTTGAAGATCTTCATGTTTCCATTGAAGAAAAAGAAATTCTTAAAGGCTTCGGAATCGAAGTGAACGGCGGCGAAATCCATGCCATCATGGGACCAAACGGTACTGGTAAATCAACGCTTGCATCTGCTTTAATGGGACATCCTAAATATGAAGTAACAAGCGGTAAAGCAACATTCAACGGCGAAGACCTGCTTGACATGGAAGTAGATGAGCGTGCTCGTGCCGGCTTGTTCCTTGCTATGCAATACCCTTCAGAAATCAGCGGCGTGACAAACGCAGACTTCATCCGTTCCGCTATTAATGCGAAACGTGAAGAAGGCGACGAAATCTCTCTAATGAAGTTCATCCGTAAAATGGATGACAAAATGAATACACTTGATATGGACCAGGCTTTTCAGCACCGTTACCTGAACGAAGGTTTCTCCGGCGGTGAGAAAAAGCGTAACGAAATTCTTCAGTTATTGATGCTTGAGCCTAAGATTGCGATCCTTGACGAGATTGACTCAGGTCTTGATATCGATGCCCTTAAAGTTGTAGCCGAAGGGATTAACGATATGCGCAATGAAGACTTTGGCTGCTTAATCATCACTCACTATCAGCGTCTTCTTAACTACATTACGCCTGACAAAGTACACGTAATGATGCAGGGACGCATTGTAAAATCCGGTGGCCCTGAGCTTGCTGAGCGCCTTGAAGCTGAAGGTTATGACTGGATTAAAGAAGAACTTGGTATCGAAGACGAGACAGTAGGCGAATAA
- a CDS encoding carboxymuconolactone decarboxylase family protein, whose amino-acid sequence MEQHNNQQMSSVQQALHDYKAGLGHFTEQMPDIARKYNAFTEACFEAGELTQKEKQLIALGIALYSQDEYCIIYHTKGCLDQGCSQQEILEAVAVTGAFGGGGAMSQAVTLVEQCMTELDIQPH is encoded by the coding sequence ATGGAACAGCATAATAACCAGCAAATGTCCTCAGTTCAGCAGGCGCTTCATGACTACAAAGCAGGTCTCGGGCATTTTACAGAGCAGATGCCTGATATTGCACGAAAATACAATGCCTTTACAGAAGCGTGCTTTGAAGCAGGGGAGCTGACCCAGAAGGAAAAGCAGTTGATTGCCCTTGGTATTGCTCTTTATTCGCAGGATGAATACTGCATTATTTATCATACAAAAGGGTGTCTTGATCAAGGTTGCTCACAGCAGGAAATTCTTGAGGCGGTAGCTGTCACCGGAGCCTTTGGCGGTGGCGGAGCGATGAGTCAGGCAGTGACTCTTGTGGAGCAGTGTATGACTGAGCTGGATATACAGCCCCATTAA
- a CDS encoding MetQ/NlpA family ABC transporter substrate-binding protein, translated as MKKTIAGLGVITLTAGILTACGGGDDEDTLVVGATNIPHSQILEFAEPLLAEEGINLEVQTFNDYVTPNRALANGELDANYFQHVPYLEDQIASNDDYDFVNAGGIHIEPIGVYSQDYSSLDELPDGAEILMSDNIADHGRILLMLEEEGLITLTEGAGTDATLDDIEENPRDLNFRADFEAAILPQAFNNGEGDAVLINGNYALEADLDPHEDAIALESSELDNPYVNVIAIRSEDEGNEDIEKLVEVLRSEEVRDFILEEYDGAVVPAGE; from the coding sequence ATGAAGAAAACAATTGCAGGACTTGGTGTCATCACATTAACAGCAGGAATTCTTACAGCATGCGGCGGAGGAGATGACGAAGATACACTTGTAGTCGGGGCAACAAACATTCCTCACTCCCAGATCCTTGAATTTGCAGAACCGCTTCTCGCTGAAGAAGGAATTAACCTTGAGGTTCAGACGTTTAACGATTATGTTACGCCAAACCGTGCACTTGCTAACGGTGAACTTGATGCAAACTATTTCCAGCATGTCCCGTATCTTGAGGACCAGATTGCCTCCAACGATGATTATGATTTTGTAAATGCCGGCGGTATTCACATTGAGCCGATCGGTGTCTATTCCCAGGACTACAGCTCCCTGGATGAGCTTCCTGATGGTGCTGAAATTCTTATGAGTGATAACATTGCCGACCACGGCCGTATCCTCCTCATGCTTGAGGAAGAAGGGTTGATTACATTAACTGAAGGTGCCGGAACTGATGCCACTCTTGACGATATCGAAGAAAACCCTCGAGACCTCAACTTCAGAGCCGACTTTGAGGCTGCTATTCTTCCGCAAGCCTTTAACAACGGTGAAGGTGATGCTGTATTAATTAATGGTAACTATGCTCTCGAAGCAGATCTTGATCCACATGAAGATGCAATTGCTCTGGAGTCTTCCGAGCTGGACAACCCTTATGTGAACGTCATTGCCATTCGAAGCGAAGATGAAGGCAATGAAGATATTGAGAAGCTTGTAGAAGTTCTCCGCTCTGAAGAAGTGCGCGACTTCATCCTTGAAGAATATGATGGAGCCGTAGTACCGGCAGGTGAATAA
- a CDS encoding methionine ABC transporter permease yields MVEALFPNVNWLRLWDATLETLYMTVISVFFTFIIGVALGLVLFLTSKGNLWENKVINGITAGFVNLFRSIPFIILIVLLIPVTVAILGTMLGPSAALPALIFGAAPFYARMVEIGLREIDKGVIEASKAMGANNREIIFKVLLPESMPALMSGITVTAIALISYTAMAGVIGAGGLGDFAYREGFQRYNDDVTIAATIAVLILVFIVQFIGDRLTYVLDKR; encoded by the coding sequence GTGGTTGAAGCATTATTTCCAAACGTAAACTGGCTCAGGCTGTGGGACGCTACTCTTGAGACACTGTATATGACGGTCATTTCCGTATTCTTTACCTTTATAATAGGGGTTGCTCTCGGACTGGTCCTGTTTTTAACGAGCAAAGGCAACCTGTGGGAAAACAAAGTCATAAACGGAATTACTGCAGGATTTGTCAACTTATTTCGCTCGATTCCTTTCATTATATTAATTGTTCTTCTCATCCCGGTTACGGTCGCCATTCTCGGCACGATGCTTGGACCATCAGCTGCATTGCCGGCTTTGATTTTCGGGGCTGCGCCATTTTATGCACGAATGGTGGAAATCGGCCTTCGTGAGATCGACAAAGGTGTTATTGAAGCTTCGAAAGCGATGGGGGCGAACAACCGTGAAATTATCTTTAAAGTACTGCTGCCAGAATCCATGCCGGCTTTAATGTCGGGGATAACCGTTACAGCCATTGCATTAATCAGCTACACGGCCATGGCAGGAGTGATCGGAGCCGGCGGACTCGGTGATTTTGCATACCGGGAAGGCTTTCAGCGCTACAATGACGATGTGACAATTGCGGCGACGATTGCGGTACTCATACTGGTATTTATTGTTCAGTTTATTGGCGACAGATTAACGTATGTTCTAGACAAACGATAA
- a CDS encoding methionine ABC transporter ATP-binding protein: MIELKQIQKLFQTKDGQVTAVDNVDLTIEKGEIFGVIGYSGAGKSTLIRMLNMLERPTSGNVTLNDKDMGSLSKNELRFARQGIGMIFQHFNLLWSRTVRDNISFPLEIAGVPKEKRKKRVEELIKLVGLEGRGGSYPSQLSGGQKQRVGIARALANNPEVLLCDEATSALDPKTTDSILDLLVDINQKLGLTIVLITHEMHVIRKICHRVAVMEEGKVVEQGNVLDVFKQPKEEMTKEFVKQVTEPEETEKSLEHLFGEEGIGQVLQLTFVGNDVTKHLITDLIRTYNVTINILQGKISSTQNGAYGSLFVGIEGEKSELESVIAHIKKEKVEVEVIHGG, translated from the coding sequence ATGATTGAATTAAAACAGATTCAAAAACTATTTCAGACAAAAGACGGCCAGGTTACGGCTGTAGATAATGTCGATCTTACCATCGAAAAAGGTGAAATCTTTGGTGTGATCGGATACAGTGGCGCCGGGAAAAGCACATTGATCCGAATGTTAAACATGCTCGAGAGGCCGACTTCCGGAAACGTAACGCTCAATGACAAGGACATGGGTTCTTTGTCAAAAAATGAACTGCGTTTTGCCCGGCAGGGAATCGGAATGATTTTTCAACATTTCAATTTGCTGTGGAGCCGGACTGTGCGGGACAATATTTCTTTTCCCCTTGAGATTGCCGGAGTACCTAAGGAAAAAAGAAAGAAGAGAGTGGAAGAGCTCATCAAGCTTGTGGGTCTCGAAGGCAGAGGCGGATCGTACCCTTCACAGCTGAGCGGCGGGCAAAAGCAGCGTGTAGGCATCGCCCGGGCACTGGCAAACAACCCGGAAGTTCTTTTGTGTGACGAAGCCACATCGGCGCTTGATCCGAAAACGACAGATTCCATTCTTGATCTTCTCGTTGATATTAATCAAAAGCTCGGTCTTACAATTGTGCTCATTACACACGAAATGCACGTTATCAGGAAGATCTGTCACCGTGTAGCTGTGATGGAAGAAGGAAAAGTGGTTGAACAGGGAAATGTCCTGGATGTGTTCAAGCAGCCGAAAGAAGAAATGACGAAAGAGTTTGTGAAGCAGGTAACAGAACCTGAAGAAACAGAGAAATCCCTTGAGCATCTGTTTGGTGAAGAGGGCATTGGTCAGGTGCTGCAGCTTACGTTTGTAGGCAATGATGTAACGAAACATCTGATCACTGATCTGATCAGAACCTACAATGTGACAATAAACATTCTTCAAGGAAAGATTTCTTCCACCCAGAATGGCGCTTACGGGTCATTGTTCGTGGGGATTGAAGGAGAAAAGAGTGAGCTGGAAAGCGTGATTGCTCACATTAAAAAGGAAAAAGTTGAAGTGGAGGTGATCCACGGTGGTTGA
- a CDS encoding MFS transporter codes for MGRFVGEWMDQFKVYNRNVRYFLLASALANIGMGIFLIIYNYYIRELGFDDSVNGRVIAMQSMATALLLLPAGLLSDRYGRKRIIVIGAVFAALSLFLRSVLSLEDMLLAAAFMTGMFMSFIQVSSIPLLAENSTEKQRVHLFSFNFAIIMLANVVGNLLGGTLSDFLTHLIGLSALWSIRITLLVGAVFFLAALLPIFKINEERKLFSRNDQQRSFKKLFTTHKHGVKIILLFAVAQMIIGFGSGLVIPYLNLYFVDRFDISHSLVGLILSMGQLMTAVAMMIGPAVVRKYGEVMAVVILQLASIPFLLITAFTENLWFAVFGFLFRQALMNAGNPIQMSLMMRSVDDSIKGLANSVGQAVFQLGWAVMGPVSTTLVMVYGAYSGYAIVFSITSVLYIIGTAYFFFVFRKPIGNKINQQSMTG; via the coding sequence GTGGGACGATTTGTAGGAGAGTGGATGGATCAGTTTAAAGTGTACAATCGGAATGTACGCTATTTTCTGCTCGCATCGGCATTGGCTAACATAGGGATGGGGATCTTCCTCATCATTTATAACTATTACATAAGAGAGCTCGGCTTTGATGATTCAGTAAATGGCCGGGTTATTGCGATGCAGTCGATGGCAACTGCGCTCCTTCTTCTGCCGGCCGGTCTTCTCAGTGACCGTTATGGCAGGAAGAGAATCATTGTCATCGGTGCTGTGTTTGCGGCATTAAGTTTGTTTTTAAGGTCGGTTTTATCCCTGGAAGATATGCTCCTGGCTGCGGCTTTTATGACCGGGATGTTTATGTCCTTTATCCAGGTATCCTCCATTCCTCTGCTTGCTGAGAATTCTACGGAAAAACAACGGGTTCACTTGTTCAGCTTTAATTTTGCCATTATTATGCTTGCCAACGTAGTCGGAAATCTCCTCGGCGGAACCCTGAGTGATTTTCTGACTCATCTAATAGGTTTAAGCGCTCTTTGGAGTATTCGTATAACCCTTCTTGTGGGAGCGGTATTTTTCTTGGCTGCACTGCTGCCGATTTTTAAGATTAATGAAGAACGAAAGCTTTTTTCACGTAACGATCAGCAGCGCTCATTCAAAAAATTGTTCACGACTCATAAACACGGGGTAAAAATCATTCTGCTTTTTGCCGTTGCCCAGATGATTATCGGGTTTGGTTCGGGTCTTGTTATTCCGTACCTGAACCTTTATTTTGTAGACCGGTTTGACATTTCCCATTCGCTGGTCGGGCTGATCCTGTCAATGGGGCAGCTCATGACGGCGGTTGCCATGATGATTGGTCCGGCTGTTGTACGAAAATACGGGGAAGTGATGGCTGTGGTAATCCTGCAGCTTGCATCGATTCCATTTCTTTTAATAACAGCATTTACTGAGAATCTGTGGTTTGCTGTATTCGGCTTTCTTTTCCGCCAGGCACTGATGAATGCAGGTAACCCGATACAGATGTCGTTAATGATGAGAAGCGTTGATGACTCAATTAAAGGGCTGGCAAACTCTGTAGGTCAGGCGGTGTTCCAGTTAGGGTGGGCAGTGATGGGTCCTGTGTCCACAACCCTTGTCATGGTATACGGAGCATATTCGGGATATGCAATTGTCTTTTCCATAACGAGTGTGCTTTACATTATCGGTACTGCATATTTCTTCTTTGTCTTCCGAAAGCCGATAGGAAATAAAATAAATCAGCAATCCATGACAGGATAA
- a CDS encoding DUF2553 family protein — MNPTESGEREIQVNNVQKDNATFNQERSHMDVSDRVSAQVDDEGYITFYLDQQKVGRVRLNDENQQYEFAEEFAAADSLKAKSEPKAERLEQPQSYVDGCDMGWC; from the coding sequence TTGAACCCAACCGAATCAGGTGAAAGAGAAATCCAGGTCAACAATGTACAAAAAGATAATGCAACCTTTAACCAGGAGCGCTCCCACATGGACGTTTCCGACAGGGTAAGTGCCCAGGTCGATGATGAAGGGTACATCACCTTTTATCTGGATCAGCAGAAAGTCGGGCGAGTGAGACTGAATGATGAGAATCAGCAGTATGAATTTGCTGAAGAGTTTGCAGCAGCAGATTCTTTAAAGGCAAAGAGTGAGCCAAAGGCAGAGCGGTTAGAACAGCCTCAGTCCTACGTGGATGGCTGTGACATGGGCTGGTGCTGA
- the gcvH gene encoding glycine cleavage system protein GcvH — MSLPKEFKYSEEHEWVKDEGDKVRIGITDFAQSELGDIVFVELPEVGDEVEADEPFGSVESVKTVSELYAPVSGKVVEVNEELDDSPEFVNESPYEKAWMIVVEPSDASEKDKLMTAEQYEEMISEE; from the coding sequence ATGAGTTTACCAAAGGAATTTAAGTATTCAGAAGAGCACGAGTGGGTAAAAGACGAAGGAGACAAAGTTCGCATCGGTATTACTGACTTCGCACAATCGGAGCTTGGTGATATCGTATTCGTTGAGTTACCTGAAGTAGGCGACGAAGTAGAAGCTGACGAGCCATTCGGAAGCGTTGAATCTGTAAAAACGGTTTCTGAGCTTTACGCTCCTGTAAGCGGTAAGGTAGTGGAAGTAAATGAAGAACTCGACGACTCTCCTGAGTTTGTAAACGAATCTCCATACGAAAAAGCATGGATGATCGTTGTGGAACCATCTGATGCTTCAGAAAAAGACAAGCTTATGACAGCAGAGCAATACGAAGAAATGATCAGCGAAGAATAG
- a CDS encoding arsenate reductase family protein produces MSVTFYQYPKCGTCRNAKKWLEENNVAFESVHIVENPPSKKQLKELYEMSGLELKKFFNTSGKKYRDLGVKDRIKTDSEDELLELLASDGMLIKRPIVTDGKKVTVGFKEESYEEAWGQG; encoded by the coding sequence TTGAGTGTAACTTTTTATCAGTATCCGAAGTGCGGAACGTGCCGCAATGCAAAGAAATGGCTTGAAGAAAACAATGTTGCGTTTGAATCTGTGCATATTGTGGAAAACCCACCATCAAAAAAGCAGTTAAAAGAGCTTTACGAGATGAGTGGCCTTGAGCTGAAAAAGTTTTTTAACACGAGCGGTAAAAAATACCGTGACCTTGGTGTAAAGGACCGGATCAAAACAGATTCCGAGGATGAACTCCTTGAACTTCTGGCTTCCGACGGTATGCTGATTAAGCGCCCGATTGTCACAGACGGCAAAAAAGTCACAGTCGGTTTTAAAGAAGAGTCATATGAAGAAGCCTGGGGGCAAGGGTGA
- a CDS encoding acyl-CoA dehydrogenase family protein, whose protein sequence is MATADKTLKGGGFLLESIEADRMFTPEDFTDEHVMIAKTTEDFVVNKVVPEVEKMEAHQFDINVRLLKEAGELGLLGADVPEEYGGIGLDKISSSLITEKFALAGSFSLSYGAHVGIGSLPIVFFGSEDQKKKYLPDLASGEKLAAYALTEPSSGSDALGAKTTAKLNDSGTHYVLNGEKQWITNAGFADVFVVYAKIDGDKFSAFIVEREYDGVSVGPEEKKMGIKGSSTRTLILEDALVPKENLLGEIGKGHVIAFNILNVGRYKLGVGCVGGAKRAIEVSAKYANERKQFKIPISKFTLIQKKLAEMAAKTYAAESSIYRTGGLIDDAFNALSEEEQKEGNAVGKAIAEYAIECSLNKIFGSEVLDFVVDEAVQIHGGYGFMSEYEVESMYRNSRINRIFEGTNEINRMLVPATIMRKAMKGELPLLEQAANLQEELMMMMPQEVGDEALEQEKYLLENAKKIFMMVAGTAAQKYGEKLQKEQEILANIADIVSDIFSIESCVLRTEKAIGKDGLEKAKQKVLLTEVFTQEAINRIEAVAKESLVALEEGDSARTMLAILKKLTRHTPVNVVAKKREIAAPIIEAERYVL, encoded by the coding sequence AAGCACACCAGTTTGACATCAATGTTCGCTTATTAAAAGAAGCAGGAGAGCTGGGTCTTCTTGGTGCCGATGTTCCAGAAGAATACGGTGGAATCGGGCTTGATAAAATCAGCTCATCTTTAATTACTGAGAAGTTTGCCCTTGCAGGATCCTTCTCCCTATCTTACGGAGCCCACGTTGGAATCGGATCTTTACCGATCGTGTTCTTCGGGTCTGAAGACCAAAAGAAAAAATACCTTCCAGACCTTGCATCAGGTGAAAAGCTTGCCGCTTATGCTCTAACTGAGCCAAGCTCCGGATCAGATGCACTTGGTGCGAAAACAACAGCGAAACTAAACGATTCCGGAACCCACTATGTACTGAATGGTGAAAAGCAGTGGATTACAAACGCTGGTTTTGCTGATGTGTTCGTTGTTTACGCAAAAATCGATGGTGACAAGTTCTCTGCTTTCATCGTTGAGCGTGAATACGATGGGGTTTCTGTAGGACCGGAAGAAAAGAAAATGGGGATTAAAGGTTCGTCAACTCGTACCCTTATCCTGGAAGATGCTCTTGTACCTAAAGAAAACTTGCTTGGTGAGATCGGCAAAGGACACGTAATTGCCTTTAACATCTTAAACGTTGGCCGTTACAAACTTGGAGTAGGATGTGTAGGCGGTGCGAAGCGTGCGATTGAAGTATCTGCCAAGTACGCAAATGAGCGTAAACAGTTTAAGATTCCGATCTCAAAATTTACCCTCATTCAAAAGAAGCTTGCTGAAATGGCAGCTAAAACGTACGCGGCTGAGAGCTCCATCTACCGTACTGGCGGCTTGATCGATGATGCGTTCAACGCATTGAGCGAAGAAGAGCAAAAAGAAGGCAATGCCGTAGGAAAAGCAATTGCCGAGTATGCGATTGAATGTTCGTTAAACAAAATCTTTGGATCCGAAGTGTTGGATTTCGTAGTAGACGAAGCGGTTCAAATTCACGGTGGATACGGATTCATGAGTGAATATGAAGTGGAATCGATGTACCGTAACTCCCGAATCAACCGTATTTTTGAAGGAACGAACGAAATCAACCGTATGCTTGTTCCTGCAACAATCATGCGTAAAGCAATGAAAGGCGAGCTTCCTCTTCTTGAGCAAGCTGCGAACCTTCAAGAAGAGCTCATGATGATGATGCCGCAAGAAGTAGGCGACGAAGCTCTTGAGCAGGAAAAATACCTTCTTGAGAACGCTAAGAAAATCTTCATGATGGTAGCAGGAACGGCAGCTCAGAAATACGGAGAGAAGCTTCAAAAAGAACAAGAGATTCTTGCTAACATCGCGGATATCGTATCCGATATCTTCTCGATCGAATCTTGTGTCCTTCGTACAGAAAAAGCGATCGGAAAAGACGGTCTTGAGAAAGCTAAGCAAAAAGTTCTTCTTACTGAGGTATTCACTCAGGAAGCGATTAACCGTATTGAAGCAGTAGCAAAAGAGTCACTTGTAGCACTCGAAGAAGGTGACAGTGCCCGTACAATGCTTGCGATCCTCAAAAAGCTTACGCGTCACACCCCAGTGAACGTTGTAGCGAAAAAGCGTGAAATCGCGGCACCAATTATTGAAGCTGAACGTTACGTCCTCTAA